In the genome of Eschrichtius robustus isolate mEscRob2 chromosome 12, mEscRob2.pri, whole genome shotgun sequence, one region contains:
- the LOC137773361 gene encoding histone-lysine N-methyltransferase SETMAR isoform X2: MAASEEEPEALTEQLDVARRLENLPYTPDHVAGPGGDTDPTLITFPGCVCVKTPCLPGTCSCLRREKNYDDNLCLRHIGSEAKCAEPVFECNVLCQCSDHCRNRVVQRGLQFRLQVFKTDRKGWGLRTLDFIPKGRFVCEYAGEVLGFSEVQRRIQLQTIHDSNYIIAVREHVYNGQVMETFVDPTSIGNIGRFLNHSCEPNLLMIPVRINSMVPKLALFAAKDIVPEEELSYDYSGRFLNLLDSEDKERLDNGKLRKPCYCGAESCAAFLPYDSSLYCPLEKPNTSEEGKV, from the coding sequence TATACTCCTGATCATGTAGCCGGGCCTGGGGGAGACACTGACCCCACTCTAATAACCTTTCCCGGATGCGTTTGTGTCAAAACTCCCTGCCTCCCTGGAACTTGCTCCTGTCTCCGTCGTGAGAAGAACTATGATGATAATTTATGCCTCAGACACATAGGATCAGAAGCAAAGTGCGCTGAGCCAGTTTTCGAATGCAATGTCCTGTGTCAGTGCAGCGACCACTGCAGGAACAGAGTGGTCCAGCGGGGTCTGCAGTTCCGCCTCCAGGTGTTCAAGACAGATCGCAAAGGCTGGGGACTTCGTACCTTGGACTTTATACCAAAAGGACGGTTTGTCTGTGAATATGCTGGCGAGGTTTTAGGATTCTCGGAAGTACAGAGAAGAATTCAGTTACAAACAATACACGATTCGAATTACATTATAGCCGTCAGGGAGCATGTTTATAATGGGCAGGTAATGGAAACGTTTGTTGATCCTACCTCTATAGGAAATATTGGAAGATTCCTTAACCATTCTTGTGAGCCAAACCTATTGATGATTCCTGTCCGAATCAACTCGATGGTACCAAAGTTGGCACTTTTTGCAGCCAAGGACATTGTGCCAGAAGAAGAACTCTCTTATGACTATTCAGGAAGATTTCTTAATCTACTGGATAGTGAAGACAAAGAAAGGTTAGATaatgggaaattaaggaaaccttGTTATTGTGGTGCTGAATCATGTGCTGCATTCCTGCCTTATGACAGCTCACTGTACTGCCCCTTAGAAAAGCCAAACACGAGTGAGGAAGGAAAAGTATAG